A genomic stretch from Sphingobacterium sp. ML3W includes:
- a CDS encoding aldo/keto reductase: protein MKYRNLGTTNEQLSAIGLGCMGMSFAYGPTDEKESIATLERALDLGVNFWDTADMYGNGANEELISKVLVPNRDKVFIATKFGFRFKDEQAGPSGTANTYFDGSPAWIKIAVENSLRRLRIDTIDLYYAHRVDPNIPIEDTVGAMAELVKEGKVRYLGLSEASPASIIKANAVHPIAALQSEYSLLTRDVEKEILQTVRNLGISLIPYSPLARGLFSNTLNLDSLAADDFRRTLPRNQGEHAENNARLIAEFALLAQDKQCSPIQLALAWVLAQGNDIIPIPGTKKRKYLEENAGAIEVQLSDSDLNAIEEILRKYPNVGARYSDGAMALVNN from the coding sequence ATGAAATATAGAAATCTCGGAACAACAAACGAACAGTTATCTGCTATCGGATTAGGTTGCATGGGAATGAGTTTTGCCTATGGACCTACAGACGAAAAAGAGAGTATTGCTACACTTGAAAGGGCATTGGATCTTGGCGTAAACTTCTGGGATACAGCGGACATGTACGGTAATGGTGCCAACGAAGAATTAATCTCAAAAGTTCTGGTTCCCAATCGTGATAAGGTATTTATTGCAACCAAATTTGGCTTTCGTTTCAAAGATGAACAGGCGGGACCAAGCGGCACCGCAAACACCTATTTTGACGGATCACCTGCCTGGATAAAAATCGCCGTAGAAAATAGTCTCAGAAGACTTCGTATCGATACCATAGATCTGTATTATGCACATCGGGTGGATCCGAATATCCCGATCGAAGATACTGTAGGCGCTATGGCGGAATTGGTCAAAGAAGGAAAAGTAAGATATCTTGGACTGAGTGAGGCTTCGCCGGCTTCGATCATCAAAGCCAATGCGGTTCATCCCATTGCAGCACTGCAAAGTGAATATTCTCTGCTAACACGTGATGTAGAAAAAGAAATACTACAGACTGTACGTAATCTCGGTATCAGTTTAATCCCTTATTCACCACTTGCCAGAGGTTTGTTTTCCAATACCTTAAATTTGGATAGTCTGGCAGCAGACGATTTCAGAAGGACACTTCCTCGTAATCAGGGAGAACATGCGGAGAATAACGCTCGTTTGATTGCTGAATTCGCGCTCTTAGCTCAAGATAAACAATGTTCGCCAATACAATTGGCGCTGGCTTGGGTGCTCGCTCAAGGGAATGACATCATTCCAATTCCAGGTACGAAAAAAAGAAAGTATCTAGAAGAAAATGCAGGTGCTATCGAAGTACAATTGTCAGATTCAGATCTAAACGCCATCGAAGAAATACTTCGGAAATACCCGAATGTAGGCGCTCGTTATAGTGATGGCGCGATGGCATTGGTCAACAATTAA
- a CDS encoding porin, whose product MKKLTLLTSLVLGSTTSIFAQEDTTKNNPLSFNGYVEAYYMRDFNNPLGNTRPPFVYSHNRNNEVNINLALLKASYNTENTRANVTLATGTYMNANYAAEPGVLKNIYEANAGVRISKKHNLWIDAGIFSSHLGFESAIGKDNWTLTRSLFADNSPYFETGAKISYTSASGKLFLSGLVLNGWQRIQRVDGNSLPAFGHQLVYKPTDNLTINSGSFIGSDKADSVRQMRYFHNLYAIYQLNKQVGFTVGFDIGAEQKEKGSSKYNVWYTPVLIARYAGSDKFSLTARGEYYQDKKGVIISTDAKNGFQTFGYSLNADYAILPNVLWRTEIRNLTNKEAVFLNRNNSLVKNSTTAVMALTVSF is encoded by the coding sequence ATGAAGAAATTAACCCTGTTGACCTCCCTCGTACTTGGGTCAACAACATCAATATTCGCACAGGAAGACACAACGAAAAATAATCCGCTTTCATTCAACGGGTATGTGGAAGCTTATTATATGCGGGATTTCAATAACCCTCTTGGAAATACACGTCCACCTTTTGTTTACAGCCATAACAGGAACAATGAAGTGAATATTAATCTGGCCTTGCTAAAAGCTAGCTATAATACTGAAAACACGCGGGCTAATGTAACCTTGGCAACGGGTACCTACATGAATGCCAACTATGCTGCGGAGCCTGGAGTATTGAAGAATATCTATGAAGCCAATGCCGGTGTACGCATCTCAAAGAAGCATAATTTATGGATCGACGCCGGTATTTTCTCTTCCCATTTGGGTTTTGAAAGTGCCATTGGAAAGGACAATTGGACATTAACAAGGAGCCTTTTTGCCGATAATTCGCCCTATTTTGAAACTGGCGCAAAAATATCTTACACCTCTGCATCTGGAAAATTATTTCTTAGCGGACTTGTATTAAACGGTTGGCAACGTATACAGCGTGTCGATGGCAATAGTTTGCCTGCCTTCGGACATCAGCTAGTATATAAGCCGACCGATAATTTAACGATCAATAGTGGATCTTTTATAGGTAGTGATAAAGCGGATAGTGTCAGACAGATGCGCTATTTTCATAATTTATATGCTATTTACCAGTTAAATAAACAGGTCGGATTCACAGTAGGTTTTGACATCGGTGCAGAGCAAAAGGAAAAAGGGAGCAGCAAATACAATGTCTGGTATACCCCGGTATTAATTGCACGTTATGCAGGATCCGATAAATTCAGCCTTACTGCTAGGGGCGAATACTATCAGGATAAAAAGGGAGTCATCATCTCTACCGATGCAAAAAATGGGTTCCAAACATTTGGCTATTCTCTAAATGCTGATTATGCAATTCTCCCCAATGTACTTTGGCGGACAGAAATACGTAATCTGACCAATAAAGAAGCAGTTTTCCTAAATCGGAATAATAGTTTGGTAAAAAATAGCACAACAGCTGTTATGGCACTGACTGTTAGTTTCTAA
- a CDS encoding class I SAM-dependent methyltransferase, whose amino-acid sequence MQENKYDDPKFFEEYSKMYRSQKGLLGAGEWHEFQKLLPNLKNSTVLDLGCGYGWHCRYVIENGAKSVIGVDLSEKMLEKANEINKLEGIEYQRNAIEELTFRSGQFNLVISSLAFHYIKDFDMLCRNIYNWLQPGGKFLFSIEHPVFTAQGNQDWIYNKDGDKLYWPVDNYFLMGARETTFLGNTVLKYHRTITSYLRSIVQSGFKINACVEPEPSTEMLENFPAMGDELRRPMMLIISAEK is encoded by the coding sequence ATGCAAGAAAATAAATACGACGATCCAAAATTTTTCGAAGAATATAGCAAAATGTATCGATCACAGAAAGGCTTATTGGGAGCTGGCGAATGGCACGAATTCCAAAAGCTCTTGCCAAACCTGAAGAACAGTACTGTGCTCGATTTAGGCTGTGGATATGGCTGGCATTGTCGATATGTGATTGAAAATGGTGCAAAATCTGTTATTGGCGTAGATCTATCCGAAAAAATGTTGGAGAAGGCCAACGAGATCAATAAACTGGAAGGAATCGAATATCAACGAAATGCAATTGAAGAGCTTACTTTCAGATCCGGACAATTTAATCTAGTGATCAGTTCTTTGGCATTTCATTACATAAAAGACTTTGATATGCTCTGTCGAAATATTTACAATTGGCTCCAACCGGGAGGGAAATTTTTATTCTCGATAGAGCATCCTGTTTTTACCGCGCAGGGCAACCAAGATTGGATCTACAACAAAGATGGAGACAAACTCTATTGGCCTGTAGACAACTATTTTCTCATGGGGGCCAGAGAGACAACATTTTTGGGAAATACAGTTCTGAAATACCATAGAACAATTACTTCTTATCTCCGTAGCATTGTACAAAGTGGATTTAAAATAAACGCTTGTGTTGAACCTGAACCCAGTACAGAAATGCTCGAAAATTTTCCGGCAATGGGTGATGAATTGAGAAGGCCGATGATGTTGATTATTTCCGCTGAAAAGTAG
- a CDS encoding DUF1080 domain-containing protein, whose amino-acid sequence MINLNLFKKIAVAACISCLFYSCNKEVSAPNTLTEEEQKEGWQLLFDGTTLNNWHTYNNEKKAPTAWLVRNGTIYCDPNNESQKYDLVSNTDYKNYEFKFEWKLEKEGNSGVFVNVQEQPNINATYHSGPEYQLLADSHPDFDKPLKRAGCLYMFLPQQNFVSTKAKDDWNQSSIVQKDGKITFYLNGTVTAEMDFNSQKWKDLVKHSTFKDFPEFGQHISGKLALQDWSRGASFRNLKIKQL is encoded by the coding sequence ATGATAAACTTAAACCTATTCAAAAAAATTGCAGTGGCTGCCTGTATCAGCTGTCTATTTTATTCGTGTAATAAGGAGGTGAGTGCTCCAAATACGTTGACTGAGGAAGAACAAAAAGAAGGCTGGCAGCTCCTATTTGACGGCACTACCCTGAACAATTGGCATACCTACAACAATGAGAAAAAAGCACCAACTGCCTGGTTGGTGCGGAATGGTACAATCTATTGCGATCCAAACAACGAAAGTCAAAAATATGATCTTGTGTCCAACACTGACTATAAGAATTATGAGTTCAAATTTGAATGGAAACTGGAAAAGGAAGGCAACAGTGGCGTTTTCGTCAATGTACAAGAACAGCCGAATATCAACGCGACTTATCACTCAGGCCCTGAATATCAATTACTAGCAGATTCGCACCCAGACTTTGACAAACCATTGAAACGTGCAGGTTGTCTTTACATGTTTTTGCCTCAACAAAATTTTGTCAGCACCAAAGCTAAAGATGATTGGAACCAATCAAGCATTGTACAAAAAGACGGTAAAATAACCTTTTATCTGAATGGTACAGTCACAGCGGAAATGGATTTCAATTCGCAAAAATGGAAGGATCTGGTAAAACATAGTACTTTCAAAGATTTTCCGGAATTCGGTCAACATATTAGTGGCAAGCTCGCTCTTCAAGATTGGTCAAGGGGTGCATCCTTTAGAAATCTAAAGATAAAACAATTATAA
- a CDS encoding SMR family transporter: MNWIALIIAGIFEIGWPLGLKMAQQPDGNKFGWIIFAIVSMTISGALLFYAQKAIPIGTAYAVWTGLGAVGTLLVGIFFFGDSANVFRLLSATLIVAGIVGLKIF; the protein is encoded by the coding sequence ATGAATTGGATTGCATTAATTATCGCTGGTATTTTTGAAATTGGTTGGCCTTTAGGATTGAAGATGGCACAACAGCCAGATGGCAATAAATTTGGTTGGATTATATTCGCTATTGTCTCGATGACTATCAGTGGAGCACTATTGTTTTATGCGCAAAAGGCTATCCCAATCGGTACAGCCTATGCGGTTTGGACTGGTCTAGGTGCCGTAGGTACATTGTTGGTCGGGATATTCTTCTTCGGCGATTCGGCAAACGTCTTTAGACTTTTGTCGGCCACGTTAATTGTGGCGGGTATTGTAGGCTTAAAGATATTTTAA
- a CDS encoding Crp/Fnr family transcriptional regulator — MNPLIQQFRRYGHLNEAAEEEIEQRINYFSKRKGEHFLKEGQHVSSYFVLSKGLIRAYFFKNGRELNSWFGEENQIFGSILPVYTEKPSFENIQFLEDSEVYAIAVDDLNELYREYPELNLIGRKIAEEVCIVLEERIISLHTESAIERYQSLIKLQPNLLNRVNLGHIASYLGITQETLSRIRR; from the coding sequence ATGAATCCATTAATCCAGCAGTTCAGAAGATATGGGCATCTCAATGAAGCGGCCGAAGAGGAGATCGAACAAAGGATCAACTATTTTTCGAAGCGTAAGGGAGAACATTTTCTAAAAGAAGGCCAGCATGTATCCAGTTATTTTGTACTAAGTAAAGGTCTGATTCGTGCCTATTTCTTTAAAAATGGGCGGGAACTCAACAGCTGGTTTGGTGAAGAAAATCAAATTTTTGGATCGATATTACCTGTATATACAGAAAAACCTTCCTTTGAGAATATTCAGTTTCTTGAAGATTCGGAGGTCTATGCAATTGCTGTGGATGATCTGAATGAACTCTATCGTGAATATCCAGAGTTAAACCTTATCGGAAGAAAAATTGCGGAGGAAGTATGCATTGTCTTAGAAGAACGTATTATCTCATTGCACACCGAATCTGCTATAGAACGCTACCAATCGCTGATTAAGTTGCAACCAAATTTGTTAAATCGAGTCAATCTTGGTCACATTGCATCCTATTTGGGAATTACACAGGAGACTTTGAGTCGTATCAGACGTTAA
- a CDS encoding DUF1801 domain-containing protein: protein MQEINQFYLSQEEPNKSCLLALKHIILQQDTEIRETVKYGMPCFCYKNKAFCYLWTDKKTKHPYLLMVEGKYLDYPELETGTRSRMKVFPVNPNEDLPLETIRTILNSAVNLYRDGKIGF from the coding sequence ATGCAAGAAATCAACCAGTTTTATTTAAGCCAGGAAGAACCCAATAAGAGCTGCCTGTTGGCACTAAAGCATATTATTCTTCAGCAGGATACAGAAATCAGGGAAACGGTAAAATATGGGATGCCTTGTTTTTGCTATAAGAACAAAGCATTTTGTTACCTGTGGACTGACAAAAAAACAAAACATCCTTATCTGCTGATGGTAGAAGGAAAATATCTGGATTATCCTGAGCTCGAAACCGGAACACGTTCACGGATGAAGGTATTTCCTGTCAATCCAAATGAGGATCTTCCACTGGAGACCATTAGAACTATTTTAAATTCAGCGGTCAACCTATATCGCGATGGAAAAATCGGCTTTTAG
- a CDS encoding carboxypeptidase regulatory-like domain-containing protein, translating into MRKHLITSILLSTIGTSITYAQNETTSALNGTVREGNTPINGATIEAIHLPSGTKYTTSSRNDGRYNLPNMRIGGPYQITVTYLGHTPNVKQVEKLALGQSSTLDIQMIANDRLLEEVVVVGTRQGKVFNSGRTGASQNISRTAIQNLPTLNRSFTDFVKLTPQFSMQYGNPSFAGRSNLANNFTIDGALFNNAFGLQGTIGSQTNSQPINMDAFEEISVNIAPYDVRQNGFTGAAINAVTRSGTNEIQGSLNYYFRNQDLVNKYNSAGLKAPVNNFNLKGYGFTVGGPIIKNKLFFFASGEIERRVDPGTNFIASRGGNTGPNVSTVSAEKLDDLANYLKSIGYNPGSYQDYPLDTRSDKFSIKLDYNIDSKNTLSAKYFYFRSYRDILPSNSGAPKNNRQPSNISLPFSSAGYGINNNMDNVNLELRTRISSKYSNSLTVGYNVMDDYRESKGGQPFPLVDIMNPDGSSMTAFGYEPFTAFNSLKTKVFQATNNFNIYAGKHEITLGANFENYRTRNGFAPNYYGAYTFASLDDFYNSAKNNISNATKYQVQYSVLADGSFPYSEVSANMLGLYVQDAFAVNNNFKLTAGLRADYTHISSPSDLKNDNVSKLTFDQGEKIDVSKYPKGTILWSPRIGFNWNVNGTNQTQIRGGSGIFTGRPPLVWISNQAGNNGVMFGSETIDKPTNRPFTPDVDAYRNVNHQTAANNSSYNLAVTANNFKFMQLWRTNLAIDQKLPSGVIGTFEAMYSKDINSVYFRNVNLNTTDGTALTGADNRMRYTTPRIYGAAKPTPENPNISDAIVMSNTSKGYSYTLTGTLSKEFKGGFFANIGYTYTDSRSVNDGGSIAQSMWRDRYVSGNPNNADLSYSTYLVKNRFIANFSYRKEYFDHLGTTFSLFYQLQDGPRYSYTYGGDLNNDGLSGNDLIYIPNNKAEIALVGDNDKDMRTPDQLWSQLNGYINQDSYLNAHRGQYAKRNALVGKMIGTLDIRVAQDVFLNTGGKKHQLQITFDVFNFGNMINKNWGVAQFANKANGILNYKGLNTQGQPTFSFPYLDATNQIPLTSTFSNSVDETSRWRIQLGVRYRFNQ; encoded by the coding sequence ATGAGAAAACATTTGATTACCAGCATTTTGCTAAGTACAATTGGTACATCGATTACCTATGCGCAAAATGAAACTACCTCTGCCCTAAATGGAACAGTCAGAGAGGGGAACACTCCTATCAATGGCGCAACAATTGAGGCTATCCATTTACCATCTGGGACAAAATACACGACTTCATCACGTAACGATGGCCGTTATAACCTTCCGAATATGCGTATCGGTGGTCCTTATCAAATCACTGTAACTTATTTAGGTCATACACCAAATGTCAAGCAAGTAGAAAAACTGGCATTGGGACAAAGTTCAACCCTTGATATTCAGATGATCGCCAATGATAGGCTTTTGGAAGAAGTAGTTGTCGTGGGCACAAGGCAGGGAAAAGTCTTCAATTCAGGGCGAACTGGTGCTTCGCAGAATATCTCACGTACGGCAATACAGAATTTACCCACACTCAACCGGAGTTTTACAGATTTCGTCAAGCTGACGCCTCAATTCTCCATGCAATACGGTAATCCTTCATTTGCAGGAAGAAGCAATCTTGCCAACAACTTCACGATTGATGGAGCATTGTTTAACAATGCTTTTGGACTACAGGGGACAATTGGAAGCCAGACGAACTCGCAACCGATTAATATGGATGCCTTTGAAGAGATCTCTGTTAATATCGCTCCCTACGATGTGAGGCAAAATGGCTTCACAGGGGCTGCAATCAATGCTGTCACTCGAAGTGGTACAAATGAAATACAGGGTTCATTAAACTATTATTTCAGAAATCAGGATCTTGTCAATAAGTATAATTCAGCGGGTCTGAAAGCTCCTGTCAATAATTTTAATCTCAAAGGATATGGGTTTACAGTCGGCGGTCCAATTATTAAAAATAAGCTTTTCTTTTTTGCTAGTGGAGAAATTGAGCGAAGGGTGGATCCCGGAACAAACTTTATCGCTTCGCGCGGAGGCAACACGGGCCCTAATGTGTCAACTGTCTCAGCCGAAAAACTAGATGATCTAGCAAACTATCTCAAATCTATCGGATACAACCCTGGCTCTTATCAAGATTATCCTTTGGATACACGCAGTGACAAGTTTTCGATCAAATTAGATTACAACATCGACTCCAAAAATACGCTGAGTGCCAAATACTTTTACTTCCGCTCCTATCGGGATATCCTACCATCTAACAGTGGGGCGCCAAAAAACAATAGACAACCCTCGAATATAAGTCTACCATTTAGTTCAGCGGGCTACGGTATCAACAACAATATGGATAATGTGAATCTGGAGCTGCGTACGCGTATCAGTAGTAAATATTCCAACTCCCTAACCGTAGGCTATAATGTAATGGATGACTACCGTGAATCTAAAGGCGGCCAGCCATTCCCTTTGGTAGACATTATGAATCCTGATGGAAGTAGCATGACTGCTTTTGGGTATGAACCCTTTACGGCATTTAACAGTCTAAAAACAAAAGTTTTTCAAGCGACTAACAACTTCAATATATATGCCGGCAAGCATGAAATCACACTGGGAGCTAACTTTGAAAATTATAGAACAAGAAATGGTTTTGCACCAAACTACTATGGAGCTTATACTTTTGCCAGTCTTGATGATTTTTATAATTCAGCTAAAAACAATATTTCAAATGCAACCAAATACCAAGTACAATATTCTGTATTGGCTGATGGGTCTTTCCCCTATTCGGAGGTTTCAGCCAATATGCTTGGTCTGTATGTGCAGGACGCCTTTGCTGTAAACAATAATTTTAAACTCACCGCTGGACTACGGGCTGATTACACACACATATCATCACCTAGTGATCTTAAAAATGATAATGTCAGCAAATTGACCTTTGATCAGGGCGAAAAAATTGATGTTTCAAAATACCCTAAGGGAACTATTCTATGGTCGCCTCGCATTGGATTCAACTGGAACGTCAATGGAACCAATCAAACTCAAATACGTGGTGGCTCGGGGATCTTTACCGGTCGCCCGCCGTTGGTATGGATCTCCAACCAAGCTGGTAACAATGGTGTTATGTTTGGATCTGAAACAATAGATAAGCCCACCAATCGCCCTTTCACGCCAGATGTGGATGCCTATCGCAATGTGAATCATCAAACAGCCGCAAATAATTCGAGCTATAACCTTGCTGTTACGGCCAATAACTTCAAATTTATGCAGCTATGGCGCACAAATCTTGCCATAGACCAAAAATTGCCAAGCGGAGTCATCGGTACATTTGAAGCAATGTATTCCAAGGATATCAATTCTGTTTATTTCCGGAATGTCAATCTAAATACGACAGATGGTACAGCTTTAACTGGTGCTGATAACCGTATGCGTTATACGACACCACGTATATATGGTGCTGCGAAACCTACTCCTGAAAATCCAAATATTTCGGATGCGATCGTCATGTCCAATACTTCAAAAGGATATAGCTATACCCTGACAGGAACATTATCAAAAGAATTTAAAGGTGGATTTTTTGCTAATATCGGTTATACCTATACTGATTCAAGATCCGTTAACGACGGAGGTTCTATTGCACAATCGATGTGGCGAGATCGATATGTATCTGGGAACCCAAATAATGCGGACCTCTCCTATTCAACTTACCTGGTTAAAAACAGATTTATTGCCAACTTCTCTTACCGGAAAGAGTATTTTGATCATTTGGGAACGACTTTCTCCTTGTTTTATCAATTGCAGGATGGTCCACGCTATTCTTATACTTATGGGGGTGACCTAAATAATGATGGTCTATCTGGTAACGATTTGATTTATATTCCAAATAATAAGGCGGAAATTGCATTGGTAGGTGACAATGACAAAGATATGCGTACACCAGATCAACTGTGGTCACAATTGAATGGTTATATCAATCAGGACAGCTACCTGAATGCACACCGGGGTCAATACGCGAAACGCAACGCGTTGGTCGGAAAAATGATCGGTACTCTTGATATCCGTGTTGCTCAGGATGTATTCTTAAATACTGGTGGAAAAAAACATCAATTACAAATTACATTCGACGTATTCAATTTTGGAAATATGATCAATAAAAATTGGGGTGTGGCACAATTTGCCAATAAGGCGAATGGTATACTAAATTACAAAGGACTCAACACTCAGGGCCAACCAACTTTTTCTTTCCCTTATTTAGATGCGACGAATCAGATTCCATTGACCAGTACATTTTCAAATAGTGTTGACGAAACATCGCGTTGGAGAATTCAACTTGGCGTCCGTTATCGTTTCAATCAATAA
- a CDS encoding 3',5'-cyclic-nucleotide phosphodiesterase has product MKKILLSFVTLFICISSQAQHFDLIPLGIYGGEQEDNLSAYLVGAPKDTAFLCLDAGTINTGIRKAIQLKSLHGTEETILHNQIKGYFISHGHLDHLSGLIINSPADSKKNIFALAPVLQILQNHYFINDTWINFADQGQKPILGKYHYSELQEGIEFAAQNTPFLLTAYELSHVNPYKSSAVLVRHHDHYLLYLGDTGADRVEKADRLDNLWKNIAPLITKGQLSTILIEVSFPNSQAENLLFGHLTPNLLLEELNKLKDKIGQNDLKGLNIVVTHRKPTRDNPEIIKKELLKNNPLKVNYIFPEQGKKISLP; this is encoded by the coding sequence ATGAAAAAAATATTACTTTCTTTTGTTACTCTCTTTATATGTATTTCCTCCCAAGCGCAACATTTCGACTTAATCCCTCTAGGTATATATGGTGGTGAGCAAGAGGATAATCTATCGGCCTACCTGGTTGGAGCTCCAAAGGACACTGCTTTTCTCTGCCTTGATGCCGGTACAATAAATACTGGGATACGAAAAGCCATCCAGCTGAAAAGTCTCCATGGAACAGAAGAAACGATCCTACATAATCAAATAAAAGGGTATTTTATTTCTCATGGTCATTTAGATCATCTATCCGGTCTGATTATCAATTCTCCAGCAGATAGCAAAAAGAATATTTTTGCTCTTGCTCCTGTACTTCAGATTTTACAAAACCATTATTTTATAAACGATACCTGGATTAATTTTGCTGATCAGGGGCAAAAACCAATTCTTGGAAAGTATCATTACAGTGAATTGCAAGAAGGAATAGAATTTGCGGCACAAAATACCCCTTTCTTGCTGACGGCATACGAATTAAGCCATGTAAATCCGTATAAAAGCAGTGCTGTGCTGGTGCGCCATCATGATCATTATCTGCTCTATCTCGGAGATACGGGTGCCGACCGGGTTGAAAAGGCTGACAGACTTGACAATCTTTGGAAAAATATTGCTCCATTGATCACGAAAGGTCAATTAAGCACCATATTAATTGAGGTATCTTTTCCCAATAGTCAAGCCGAAAACCTGCTTTTCGGTCATCTTACCCCTAATCTGTTATTAGAGGAGTTAAACAAACTAAAAGATAAGATCGGACAAAATGATTTAAAAGGATTAAACATCGTGGTCACTCACCGAAAACCAACAAGAGATAATCCAGAAATCATAAAAAAGGAGCTCCTAAAAAACAATCCCTTAAAAGTAAATTATATTTTTCCTGAGCAAGGAAAAAAGATTAGTCTACCTTAA
- a CDS encoding nitroreductase family protein, translated as MAFIETAKQRYTTKKYNSTERISADKIAELKEILRLSPSSINSQPWKFFFISDGETKTKLAEASYWNAEKINEASHLVVFSALNDVQRFEEQINSTLPEGSINYYHRFLKSQGDQHVQSWMKQQVYLSLGFFLAACASNNIDATPMEGIENDRYDQILGLEQYHSLFAVAIGYRNAEDSNQPSITAKSRLNMADIIQAI; from the coding sequence ATGGCATTTATAGAAACAGCAAAACAACGTTATACAACAAAAAAGTATAATTCAACAGAAAGAATTTCAGCGGACAAGATTGCTGAGCTAAAAGAAATACTTCGCCTGAGTCCATCATCCATCAATAGTCAACCCTGGAAGTTTTTCTTTATTTCAGATGGAGAGACAAAAACAAAATTAGCGGAAGCATCCTATTGGAATGCGGAGAAAATTAATGAGGCAAGTCATCTGGTAGTCTTTAGTGCTCTTAACGATGTGCAACGATTCGAGGAGCAGATCAACAGCACGCTTCCCGAGGGATCGATAAATTATTACCATCGTTTTTTAAAATCACAGGGAGATCAACATGTGCAATCCTGGATGAAGCAGCAGGTTTATCTTTCTTTGGGATTTTTTCTTGCGGCCTGTGCGTCAAATAATATTGATGCAACACCAATGGAGGGAATTGAAAATGATCGTTATGATCAAATCTTGGGGCTCGAGCAATACCATAGCTTATTTGCCGTTGCCATAGGTTATCGAAATGCGGAGGATTCAAATCAGCCTAGCATAACAGCTAAATCACGTCTGAATATGGCGGATATTATTCAGGCAATATAG
- a CDS encoding winged helix-turn-helix transcriptional regulator: protein MKYIGGKWKAVILIHLIEKKRYNELRKECPMITERTLSLQLKELEADGLVTRTVHTDKAPLKVDYELTEFGRTLIPLLESIALWGRETASRTGGVQQVK, encoded by the coding sequence ATGAAATACATAGGCGGAAAATGGAAAGCAGTCATCCTCATTCATTTAATTGAAAAAAAACGTTATAATGAGTTGAGAAAAGAATGTCCAATGATTACCGAACGTACATTGAGCCTACAGCTGAAGGAGCTGGAAGCAGACGGCTTGGTCACGCGGACAGTACACACGGACAAAGCGCCATTAAAGGTCGATTATGAACTTACGGAATTTGGCAGGACACTTATTCCTCTATTGGAATCTATTGCACTATGGGGCAGGGAGACTGCAAGTAGAACTGGAGGAGTTCAACAGGTTAAATAG
- a CDS encoding Crp/Fnr family transcriptional regulator → MNEHLLKINSIIEQLDGDTLSALEAVSKIKTYKKGDFILYQGEVCRYSFWIESGIARKFYLNENKELTTELLFENDLAVAFSSYVTQGPSQEFIQAVTDVRVSSIDNSSFQRIKGQFSALMELDLLMTEYYTMWLEKRLFDFHTLDASTRYSQLLRNQTNIIQQVPLTYIASYLGISLETLSRIRAKIKY, encoded by the coding sequence ATGAATGAACATCTCCTTAAGATCAACAGCATTATTGAACAGCTCGACGGGGATACCCTCAGTGCACTCGAGGCTGTCTCAAAAATAAAAACCTATAAAAAGGGTGATTTTATACTCTATCAGGGTGAGGTCTGCCGATATAGCTTTTGGATCGAATCTGGTATCGCAAGAAAATTTTATCTGAACGAGAACAAAGAGCTAACGACTGAACTGCTCTTTGAAAATGACCTCGCTGTTGCGTTTAGCAGTTATGTTACCCAGGGGCCGAGCCAAGAGTTTATACAAGCGGTCACAGATGTTAGAGTATCATCAATTGATAATAGCTCTTTCCAGCGTATAAAAGGTCAATTTTCGGCTTTAATGGAGCTAGATCTCTTGATGACCGAGTATTACACCATGTGGCTGGAAAAAAGACTATTTGATTTTCATACACTTGATGCATCCACGCGTTATTCACAGCTCCTGAGAAATCAAACCAATATTATACAACAGGTTCCCCTTACCTATATCGCATCTTACCTAGGCATTTCATTAGAAACCTTAAGCAGAATCCGCGCAAAAATCAAATACTGA